One Thermoanaerobaculum aquaticum genomic window, CGGCCGTTACCAACTGGAGGAGGCACCGCCGCCACCAAAGGACCCGCCACCCCCAGAAAAACCACCGCCCGAAAAGCCACCACCCGACCAAAAACCGCCGCGGGAGCGGGTTGTGCCCATGCGCACCAAGCCAGGGTGAGCTTTGCGAAAAGCGGCCCCCCATGGGGTGCCAAACAACAGGCCTTTGAGAACCGGGAACAGCACCAGCCAACCAAGGCCGGTGAAAAGCCCCACCGTGGGGTGAAGGACCATGGGGAACATGGTCCAGAACGGCAGGAGGAACAGGTACATGAACCAGCTCTGACACCCCGAGGAAAAGAGCGCCGCGAGGGAGAAGGTCCCCACTACCAGCAGGAAGATTCCCAGGAAGAAAAGCGTCCCGAAAAAGC contains:
- a CDS encoding TPM domain-containing protein produces the protein RLEVGYGLESVLTDATCRRILDNLVRPRFRAGDFAGGIEAGVEAVAKVIQGQALPEEAQKTRQERAGGELGFFGTLFFLGIFLLVVGTFSLAALFSSGCQSWFMYLFLLPFWTMFPMVLHPTVGLFTGLGWLVLFPVLKGLLFGTPWGAAFRKAHPGLVRMGTTRSRGGFWSGGGFSGGGFSGGGGSFGGGGASSSW